A single Parabacteroides timonensis DNA region contains:
- a CDS encoding glycosyl hydrolase 2 galactose-binding domain-containing protein, which translates to MKRKIIFILFAVGFTCLIQGQIPNYYKEQNRIYLDSKEKHAGAFSWTMKKAVEVKVSSEVLSKPDYKEDDWMPAIVPGTVLNSLVYNKVYPEPYYGLNNKLTSNLIPDLSIAGRDFYTYWFRTEFEIPQDYRDKLIWLQVDGINYRAEIWVNGHLLSTIAGMFRPDYINITDFANIGTTNALAIRVYPVDVSGTVRQKQWGAPGEFHNGGDGNIGLNTTMLMSVGWDFTFLDGIRDRNTGIWKNISLYTTGRVVLRHPFIQSDLDKPNYNKAKETVSVEVSNPTTGRVKCTINGEIVNEGITFSKEVHLFRGETQTVTFTPEEFAGLEIRNPRLWWPLFKGKPELYELKLNVIVDGIVSDSVKTRFGIREITSDTNTPDKSRQFYVNGKKIFIRGTNWIPEAMLRTSDERTYAELRYTRQSGVNLIRFWGGGIAESDYFFQLCDEMGLLVWQEFWMTGDTKHPHDKDLYLSNMEATVKRIRNHPSLAYYVSSNESTEMPGAEALIRTLDGTRGYQMESECCGVHDGSPYKQVNPMQHYENTASERGSRIDGFNPEYGAPTLPTVETLREIMDEKDLWPINKEVWDYHDGGGFHLMTTMYKKLTNNYGLSYDIEEFAMKGQFVGAMNSKSIWEVWNYNKLDYGDRYCSGLLFWYHNCPLPQVCARMWDYSLEPTASLYHTQNALQPLHPQFDYLKNTVSVYNDYYRSFKGYKVTAEVYDIKSKKVWEKSQQVDIPEDGVVNDLFTIDFPVGISQVHFIKLRLFDEEGEMVSDNFYWRSNDIYEGPKTLTGPTSSGFESLSELKEVKLTTKHRLVKKEGWQVMELEVRNPSLSLAFFVQLQYLDENSKPVRPSFYTDNFFSLLPGEMKKVTIETALDDLPENGTFVVKGWNVKSQIIK; encoded by the coding sequence ATGAAAAGAAAAATTATTTTCATATTGTTTGCAGTAGGATTTACTTGCCTGATACAGGGACAAATCCCTAATTATTATAAAGAACAGAATCGAATTTATCTGGATTCAAAAGAAAAGCATGCGGGAGCATTTTCCTGGACAATGAAAAAGGCCGTAGAAGTGAAAGTATCATCGGAAGTCCTTTCCAAGCCTGATTATAAAGAGGATGATTGGATGCCGGCGATTGTACCGGGTACGGTTCTCAATTCTTTGGTATATAATAAGGTCTATCCTGAACCTTATTATGGATTGAATAATAAGTTAACATCTAACCTTATCCCTGATCTGTCAATTGCCGGACGTGATTTCTATACTTATTGGTTTCGTACGGAATTTGAGATTCCGCAAGACTATAGAGATAAGTTGATATGGTTGCAGGTCGATGGTATTAACTATCGTGCAGAAATATGGGTGAATGGACATTTACTCAGTACGATAGCGGGTATGTTTCGGCCCGATTATATCAATATCACTGACTTTGCAAATATAGGTACAACTAATGCATTAGCTATCAGGGTATATCCGGTAGATGTATCGGGTACAGTCAGGCAAAAACAATGGGGTGCTCCGGGTGAGTTTCACAATGGAGGCGACGGTAATATCGGCCTGAATACAACTATGCTGATGAGTGTCGGATGGGATTTTACTTTTCTGGATGGTATTCGTGACCGGAATACGGGTATCTGGAAGAATATATCCTTATATACTACCGGTCGGGTTGTACTCCGTCATCCTTTTATCCAGTCTGATCTGGATAAGCCCAATTATAATAAGGCTAAAGAGACGGTCAGTGTAGAAGTGAGTAACCCAACAACCGGACGGGTTAAATGTACAATAAACGGAGAAATTGTGAACGAAGGAATAACCTTTAGTAAAGAGGTTCATTTGTTCCGGGGAGAAACTCAAACAGTTACTTTCACACCTGAGGAGTTTGCCGGATTGGAAATAAGAAATCCGCGTTTATGGTGGCCTTTGTTTAAAGGAAAGCCGGAACTCTATGAATTAAAACTGAATGTAATTGTAGACGGTATTGTTTCTGATTCAGTAAAGACACGTTTCGGCATCCGTGAAATTACCTCTGATACGAATACACCGGATAAATCCCGCCAGTTCTATGTTAATGGCAAAAAGATATTTATTCGTGGTACAAACTGGATACCGGAAGCCATGTTGCGGACCTCGGACGAACGAACTTACGCAGAACTACGGTATACCCGGCAGTCAGGTGTTAATCTGATTCGCTTTTGGGGTGGAGGTATTGCCGAATCAGATTATTTCTTTCAGTTGTGTGACGAAATGGGATTGCTCGTCTGGCAGGAATTTTGGATGACCGGCGATACGAAACATCCTCATGATAAAGATTTATATCTGAGTAATATGGAAGCAACTGTAAAGCGTATCCGAAATCATCCTTCTTTGGCCTATTATGTATCGTCCAATGAAAGTACGGAAATGCCGGGTGCTGAAGCTTTGATCCGAACTTTAGACGGAACACGTGGATACCAGATGGAGTCAGAATGTTGTGGAGTTCATGATGGCAGTCCTTATAAGCAGGTCAACCCGATGCAACATTATGAGAATACGGCTTCGGAGCGTGGTAGTCGTATTGATGGGTTTAACCCGGAGTATGGGGCACCGACTTTACCAACAGTAGAGACATTGCGTGAGATAATGGATGAAAAAGATCTTTGGCCTATAAATAAAGAAGTATGGGACTACCATGATGGGGGAGGTTTTCATCTTATGACTACTATGTATAAAAAGCTTACAAATAATTATGGTCTTTCTTACGATATTGAGGAGTTTGCGATGAAAGGACAATTTGTCGGAGCGATGAATTCGAAGTCGATCTGGGAAGTATGGAATTATAACAAGCTGGACTATGGAGATCGTTATTGTTCTGGTCTGCTATTCTGGTATCATAACTGTCCGCTACCACAGGTCTGTGCCCGTATGTGGGATTATTCCCTGGAACCGACGGCTTCTCTTTATCATACGCAGAATGCTTTGCAACCATTGCATCCTCAGTTTGATTACCTGAAGAATACAGTGTCTGTATATAACGATTACTATCGATCATTTAAAGGTTATAAGGTGACAGCTGAGGTTTATGATATTAAGAGTAAAAAGGTGTGGGAGAAAAGTCAACAGGTAGATATTCCTGAAGACGGTGTTGTCAACGATCTTTTTACAATAGACTTTCCGGTCGGAATATCGCAGGTACATTTCATTAAGCTTCGTCTTTTTGACGAGGAGGGAGAAATGGTTTCCGATAATTTTTATTGGCGTTCAAATGATATATATGAAGGCCCTAAAACTCTTACCGGTCCTACTTCTTCAGGATTTGAAAGTCTTTCAGAATTGAAAGAAGTGAAATTGACAACAAAGCATCGATTGGTTAAAAAAGAGGGATGGCAGGTTATGGAGCTGGAAGTACGAAATCCTTCCCTTTCACTGGCTTTTTTTGTACAATTACAATATTTGGATGAAAACAGTAAGCCAGTACGACCAAGTTTTTATACGGATAACTTCTTTTCGCTACTTCCTGGTGAAATGAAAAAGGTAACAATAGAGACCGCTCTTGATGATCTGCCGGAAAATGGTACTTTTGTAGTAAAGGGATGGAATGTTAAGTCGCAAATAATAAAATAG
- a CDS encoding alpha-L-arabinofuranosidase C-terminal domain-containing protein — protein sequence MKKKFISVFLSTLFFCSLQAQENEITIDPSVCLGEISPFIYGQFIEYMGRCIDEGVYDENSPLSDERGFRRDVLEKVKELNPPMLRFPGGTVVKTFHWEDGIGPKEQRKAKKNLVWGGINTYHFGTCEFIEYCREINAEPVLVINLSTGTPDEAANWVDYCNGTENTYYANLRRLHGYPEPFRVKYWALGNEEAAEPDAGRHQDPHKYVEDVWHFIKLMKLTDPSIQLIANGESQHPEWNKIILKGLDGAVDYISYHAYVGTDEGNPYSIFKKIRYVDERITDFAKLVKENSQEVVKDWKKWYRFPHRTKPVQIAIDEWGIWEQQEPPYGTTNTYEWYHALATAHYLNSFHRNAAHIGMANWAQMVNILAPIMTDEDASIRQTVFFPLKEYRAHVLNESILAKAISPIIESDLASLDVSASIDREKMLLTLFVVNVNPQKLKTKLNFSNCKVDKLLDTTVLSADSLRARNTLKNPGANVVSTKQNQVARNVKEIVFDSESITICRFKLASFVK from the coding sequence ATGAAAAAGAAATTTATCAGTGTATTTCTCTCCACACTTTTCTTTTGTTCGCTACAAGCACAGGAAAATGAAATCACAATCGATCCGTCTGTTTGCCTGGGAGAAATTTCTCCTTTTATTTACGGACAATTCATTGAGTATATGGGACGGTGTATTGATGAGGGAGTCTATGACGAAAATTCTCCTTTGTCTGATGAAAGAGGTTTTCGTCGTGATGTACTGGAGAAAGTGAAAGAACTGAATCCGCCCATGCTTCGTTTTCCTGGTGGTACGGTGGTAAAGACTTTTCACTGGGAAGATGGCATAGGGCCGAAAGAGCAACGGAAGGCGAAAAAGAACCTGGTCTGGGGAGGTATCAATACCTATCATTTCGGAACTTGTGAATTTATCGAGTATTGCCGGGAGATAAATGCCGAACCGGTATTGGTGATCAATCTTTCTACTGGTACACCGGATGAAGCGGCTAATTGGGTAGATTATTGTAATGGAACAGAGAACACCTATTATGCTAATCTTCGTCGTTTACACGGTTATCCGGAGCCTTTTCGGGTAAAATACTGGGCACTAGGGAATGAAGAAGCTGCGGAACCGGATGCCGGTCGACATCAGGATCCGCATAAATATGTGGAAGATGTATGGCATTTTATCAAACTGATGAAACTGACCGATCCTTCTATCCAATTGATTGCTAACGGAGAAAGTCAACATCCGGAATGGAATAAAATTATTCTTAAGGGCTTGGATGGGGCAGTTGATTATATCTCTTATCATGCTTATGTAGGTACTGACGAAGGGAATCCTTATTCCATTTTCAAGAAAATACGTTATGTGGACGAACGGATTACTGATTTTGCAAAATTAGTGAAAGAGAACTCCCAGGAAGTAGTAAAGGATTGGAAGAAATGGTATCGTTTTCCACATCGTACCAAGCCAGTTCAGATAGCGATTGATGAATGGGGTATCTGGGAACAACAGGAACCTCCTTATGGGACTACCAATACTTATGAATGGTATCATGCGTTAGCTACAGCTCATTATCTTAATTCTTTTCATCGGAATGCTGCTCATATCGGTATGGCCAACTGGGCGCAAATGGTTAATATTCTGGCTCCTATTATGACTGATGAAGATGCTTCTATTAGACAAACTGTATTCTTTCCGCTGAAAGAATACAGAGCTCATGTGCTTAATGAAAGTATCCTGGCTAAAGCAATCTCTCCAATAATAGAAAGTGATCTTGCTTCTTTAGATGTTTCTGCATCTATCGACAGGGAGAAGATGTTATTGACTCTGTTTGTGGTGAATGTGAATCCTCAGAAACTTAAAACCAAATTGAATTTCTCTAATTGTAAAGTCGATAAGCTTCTGGATACAACTGTTTTATCTGCAGATTCATTAAGGGCTAGGAATACATTAAAAAATCCCGGGGCTAATGTTGTCTCTACTAAACAAAACCAGGTAGCAAGGAATGTTAAAGAGATTGTTTTTGACAGTGAGTCAATTACTATTTGCCGGTTCAAGCTGGCAAGTTTTGTTAAATGA
- a CDS encoding RagB/SusD family nutrient uptake outer membrane protein encodes MIMIHILKSIVAIGLMGLLVSCNDFLDREPLSQITPESYLNEESQLAAYANKLYPDILPSYAGNSTGFLSDIHTDIGVYLSGYDNRFVPGEWKVSQSGGNWEFSKIYSLNYFLEKVLPLWKENKISGIKENIDHYVGEIYFLRALMYFKKVDTYGDYPIITTVLTDEKEVLTEASKRFPRNEVARFILSDLDQAISLLQESSPDGKKNRISQDCAQLLKSRVALVEGTWLKYFKNTAFVPGGEGWPGKSKGYNANYQYPSGSIDNEIDYFLGQAMEAAMAVADKIPLVENNGVLQQSVTDPVNPYHDMFGAEDMSVYSEVLLWRQYDKGLGISHNIPQFAQLGNAGMGLTRGYVNSFLMANGLPIYAPASGYAGDDLISDVRKNRDGRLWLFLKEPGQKNILYESSEGSHSTLVEPIPDITNGALTYGYPTGYALRKYNNYDQKHGAADKAFTGCITFRAVEAYLNYMEACYEKNGVLDKKAESYWKSIRRRAKTDEDFTKTIAATNMSEEAKNNWATYSGGRLVDATLYNIRRERSSELIAEGFRYLDLRRWRSMDQLITTPYHVEGFKLWGPMQKWYDKPDGGTLLIYGLDNSAANVSDPAISEYLRPYEISSKSWVLEGYRWTMAHYLSPIAVQHFLITSDNNDVSTSPIYQNPGWPTIPNQGPLD; translated from the coding sequence ATGATTATGATACATATATTAAAATCAATAGTAGCAATAGGTTTAATGGGATTGTTGGTTAGCTGTAACGATTTTTTGGATAGGGAGCCTCTTTCTCAAATCACACCGGAATCCTATCTGAATGAAGAATCGCAATTAGCTGCATATGCTAATAAATTGTATCCGGACATTTTGCCTTCTTATGCAGGAAACAGTACTGGTTTCTTAAGTGATATACATACGGATATTGGGGTCTATCTGTCTGGGTACGATAACCGTTTTGTTCCCGGCGAATGGAAAGTATCGCAATCGGGTGGTAATTGGGAATTCTCAAAAATATATAGTTTGAATTATTTTTTGGAGAAGGTATTGCCTCTTTGGAAAGAAAATAAAATAAGTGGTATAAAAGAGAATATTGATCATTATGTAGGTGAAATATATTTTTTGAGAGCCTTAATGTATTTCAAGAAAGTGGATACATATGGTGATTATCCTATCATCACGACTGTTTTGACGGACGAAAAAGAAGTATTGACAGAAGCTAGTAAGCGTTTTCCCCGCAATGAAGTTGCACGTTTTATTCTTTCGGATTTGGATCAGGCCATCTCTTTATTACAGGAATCATCACCGGATGGAAAGAAGAATCGTATTTCACAAGATTGTGCGCAATTACTTAAGTCAAGGGTTGCTCTTGTGGAAGGTACCTGGTTGAAATATTTTAAAAACACCGCATTTGTTCCTGGTGGAGAAGGTTGGCCGGGAAAAAGTAAGGGTTATAATGCTAATTATCAATATCCGTCGGGAAGTATAGATAATGAAATTGACTATTTTCTGGGGCAGGCGATGGAAGCGGCTATGGCTGTTGCCGATAAGATTCCTCTAGTAGAGAACAATGGAGTTTTACAGCAAAGTGTAACGGATCCTGTAAATCCATATCATGATATGTTTGGTGCAGAGGATATGTCGGTATATAGTGAAGTTTTGCTCTGGAGACAATATGACAAAGGCTTGGGTATTTCTCATAATATACCACAATTTGCCCAATTGGGTAATGCCGGCATGGGATTGACACGAGGATACGTAAATTCATTTCTGATGGCAAACGGATTACCGATTTATGCTCCTGCTTCAGGATATGCAGGTGATGACCTGATATCGGATGTGAGAAAGAATAGGGACGGCCGTTTATGGTTGTTTTTGAAAGAACCCGGCCAAAAGAACATATTATACGAATCGAGCGAAGGGTCACATTCTACTTTAGTAGAACCTATACCGGATATAACTAACGGAGCTCTTACCTATGGATATCCTACCGGTTACGCTTTGCGTAAGTATAATAATTACGATCAAAAACATGGTGCGGCCGACAAGGCATTTACCGGTTGCATAACCTTTAGAGCAGTAGAAGCTTATTTGAATTACATGGAAGCTTGTTATGAGAAAAATGGGGTATTGGATAAAAAAGCGGAAAGTTATTGGAAAAGTATCAGACGTCGGGCTAAAACCGATGAAGACTTCACTAAAACCATAGCAGCTACGAATATGAGTGAAGAAGCTAAAAATAACTGGGCGACTTACTCCGGTGGCCGGTTGGTTGATGCAACCCTTTATAATATCCGTCGCGAACGTTCTTCCGAACTGATTGCCGAAGGATTCAGGTATCTGGATTTGAGACGATGGCGGTCGATGGATCAACTGATAACTACACCTTATCATGTTGAGGGATTTAAATTGTGGGGACCGATGCAAAAATGGTATGATAAACCGGATGGCGGGACATTACTTATATATGGACTGGATAATTCTGCCGCAAATGTTTCGGATCCGGCGATCAGCGAATATTTACGTCCTTATGAAATATCATCTAAATCTTGGGTTTTAGAAGGATATAGATGGACTATGGCACATTATCTGTCTCCAATAGCAGTTCAGCATTTTTTAATTACATCTGATAACAATGATGTTTCGACATCCCCGATTTATCAGAATCCGGGATGGCCGACAATACCGAATCAGGGACCTTTAGATTAA
- a CDS encoding sugar-binding domain-containing protein has protein sequence MKKIIVLALLTLLFEGCITAQKNNIDLSGEWMIKLDPEDKGLSEQWFNNEFNDRITLPGSLQEQGYGYDIDIHTRWTGQIVDSTWYNAPEYEKYRQKEDLKAPFWLNPEKHYVGVAWYRKDVDIPSSWKGKTLLLELERTHWETNLFVDGKEIGHQDGISTPHRYELTGLEPGKHNIVLRIDNRVHIPVGINSHSVSDHTQSNWNGVIGKLMLSVKPQVSIEDVQIYPDLVAKKVTVNVSVKGSGKARLSFQIVTPDGEPVGTPTRLEQNVSNGVMSLEAVVNAGNNIRLWSEHTPDFYRLKTTVTSSGESDERYTNFGFREFKKVGTRFHVNGQPTFLRGTLECCIFPLTGYPSTDAKYWEKIYRSCKEFGLNHIRFHSWCPPEIAFHVADSMGLYLQVECGAWSNVGEGGYIDEWLYAEGERILKEHGNHPSFCMMAHGNEPGGANRDKYLSRLVEYWKKKDNRRVYTSGAGWPYIENADYWNAVEPRIQRWGKGLNSIINAQPPCSDYDFREMIKKDMPTVSHEIGQWCVYPNFKEIGKYTGVLKAKNFEIFKETLEENNMGHLADDFLYASGKLQVLCYKADIEAALRTPGFGGFQLLDLHDFPGQGTALVGVLDAFWDKKGYVDGKTYSMFCSETVPLVRFPKMVWMNNEQMNVPVEFAHFGEKPLQNAPIFWTAVNADNEIVGKGRFSKDLPLDNCIPVGNIDLSFEQLKEPTQLTITVGIENTEIKNQWNIWVYPVQKAMVNNQPYISSKFDNTVIEKLNKGESVFVISPRGSVLPEKGGDIAIGFSSIFWNTAWTRNQAPNTLGILCDPSHPALSAFPNEGYSDYQWWDIVSDCDAMIMDDFPVGFKPIVYLIDDWFKNRKLGILFEAKVGTGKLVVCSSDLNRNPEKYPAAAQFKQSILEYMASDKFDPQNELKPEVIKSLFVREKK, from the coding sequence ATGAAAAAAATAATTGTATTAGCACTTCTGACTCTATTATTTGAGGGGTGCATCACCGCTCAAAAAAATAATATCGACCTGAGTGGTGAGTGGATGATTAAACTTGATCCTGAGGATAAAGGTCTTAGTGAACAATGGTTTAACAATGAATTTAATGATCGGATAACTTTACCGGGATCTTTGCAAGAACAAGGGTATGGTTATGATATTGATATCCATACCCGCTGGACTGGACAGATAGTCGACAGTACATGGTATAATGCTCCTGAGTATGAGAAATACAGGCAAAAGGAAGATCTGAAAGCTCCTTTCTGGCTGAATCCCGAGAAACACTATGTGGGAGTTGCCTGGTACAGGAAAGATGTTGATATTCCATCCAGCTGGAAGGGTAAAACGCTTCTTCTGGAGTTGGAACGGACACATTGGGAAACAAACTTATTTGTGGATGGGAAGGAAATCGGTCATCAGGATGGTATATCGACACCTCATCGGTACGAATTGACAGGTTTGGAACCGGGAAAGCATAATATTGTTTTACGGATTGATAACAGGGTACATATTCCGGTTGGGATTAATTCCCATAGTGTATCCGACCATACGCAAAGTAATTGGAACGGTGTAATCGGGAAACTAATGTTATCTGTTAAGCCCCAGGTATCTATTGAAGATGTGCAAATATATCCAGATCTCGTTGCTAAGAAAGTAACAGTGAATGTTTCTGTAAAGGGTTCAGGGAAAGCACGACTTTCTTTTCAAATAGTGACACCTGATGGGGAACCGGTCGGTACACCTACCCGTTTGGAGCAGAATGTTTCAAATGGAGTAATGAGTCTTGAGGCGGTTGTGAATGCAGGAAACAATATACGACTTTGGTCTGAACATACACCTGATTTTTACCGATTGAAAACAACAGTAACATCTTCCGGCGAATCGGATGAACGGTATACTAACTTCGGTTTCCGTGAGTTTAAAAAAGTAGGAACGCGTTTTCATGTCAACGGACAACCGACCTTTCTAAGAGGGACGCTGGAATGTTGTATTTTTCCGTTGACCGGTTATCCGTCTACAGATGCAAAATACTGGGAAAAGATTTATCGTTCTTGCAAAGAGTTCGGATTGAACCATATTCGTTTCCATTCCTGGTGTCCACCGGAAATAGCCTTCCATGTAGCAGATAGTATGGGACTTTATCTACAGGTAGAATGCGGTGCCTGGAGTAACGTAGGCGAAGGTGGATATATTGATGAATGGCTTTATGCCGAAGGTGAGAGGATATTGAAAGAACATGGCAATCATCCTTCATTCTGTATGATGGCTCATGGGAATGAGCCGGGTGGGGCTAATCGGGATAAGTATCTATCCAGACTGGTCGAGTATTGGAAAAAGAAAGACAACAGAAGGGTTTACACAAGTGGTGCAGGTTGGCCGTATATTGAAAATGCTGATTATTGGAACGCTGTTGAACCACGCATTCAGCGTTGGGGAAAAGGACTTAACAGTATTATCAATGCGCAACCGCCATGTTCGGATTATGATTTCAGGGAAATGATCAAAAAAGATATGCCGACTGTCAGTCATGAAATAGGGCAATGGTGTGTATATCCGAATTTTAAGGAAATAGGTAAATATACGGGTGTACTGAAAGCGAAAAACTTTGAAATATTCAAAGAAACGCTGGAGGAAAATAATATGGGACATTTGGCGGATGATTTCCTTTATGCATCCGGCAAGCTTCAGGTACTTTGTTATAAGGCAGATATAGAAGCAGCCTTGCGTACCCCAGGATTTGGAGGATTTCAATTACTGGATTTACATGATTTTCCCGGACAAGGTACTGCTTTAGTCGGTGTGTTGGATGCATTTTGGGATAAGAAAGGTTATGTTGACGGGAAAACATATAGCATGTTTTGTAGCGAAACGGTACCGTTGGTCCGTTTTCCTAAAATGGTATGGATGAACAATGAGCAGATGAATGTTCCTGTAGAATTTGCCCATTTTGGTGAAAAGCCTTTGCAAAATGCTCCTATCTTCTGGACAGCTGTCAATGCCGATAATGAGATTGTCGGGAAAGGTCGTTTTTCCAAAGATCTTCCTTTGGACAACTGCATACCGGTCGGAAATATCGATCTGTCCTTTGAACAGCTGAAAGAACCGACTCAATTGACTATAACTGTAGGTATAGAAAATACGGAAATCAAAAATCAATGGAATATTTGGGTATATCCGGTGCAAAAAGCGATGGTTAACAATCAACCTTATATTTCTTCTAAGTTTGACAATACTGTTATCGAGAAGTTGAATAAGGGTGAATCCGTATTTGTTATTTCTCCGAGGGGAAGCGTTCTGCCGGAAAAAGGGGGAGACATTGCCATAGGATTTTCCAGTATTTTCTGGAATACGGCATGGACAAGAAATCAGGCTCCTAATACTTTGGGAATATTGTGTGATCCTTCACATCCTGCTTTATCTGCTTTTCCAAACGAAGGATATAGCGACTATCAATGGTGGGATATTGTTTCTGATTGCGACGCTATGATTATGGATGATTTCCCGGTCGGTTTCAAGCCGATTGTTTATCTGATAGATGACTGGTTTAAAAACCGGAAGTTGGGTATATTATTTGAGGCAAAGGTCGGAACCGGAAAGTTGGTTGTATGTAGCTCCGACCTGAACCGGAATCCTGAAAAATATCCTGCAGCAGCTCAGTTTAAACAAAGTATATTGGAATACATGGCATCTGATAAATTTGATCCCCAAAATGAACTCAAACCGGAAGTGATAAAGAGTTTATTTGTAAGAGAGAAGAAATAA